The DNA segment aaagaatGCGTTGATTTCGTCTGCCCCCAATAGGTGCCGACACCGCCTCGTGCATCGTACATTCCACGGTGAGCGTGTTCTGAGCTCCGCTGGACAGCCTGAAAATGCAAGTTTTGTTTCGTCTTGTCGTCTGCGCGTTGTGTATTGCGGGTGTATTGGTGCTAGTGGAGGGCGATCCCCAGAGCTGCCCTGCAAACCCTGCTGACGAACCGCTGATGCCGGTCCTTGACATGGCGTCCGGGGATAACTGGAAGGATGCCTGTTCCATCTACGATTTCACTGCGGAGGATATCAGTGGCAAGAAAGTCTCCCTCAGGAAATACTCCGGCCACGTTGTACTGATAGTGAACGTTGCCTCGCGGTGCGGCTTCACCAACGCAAACTATGAGCAGCTACAGGCCCTGCACGACAAGTACTCTTCGAACAATCCTCCTCTGAGCATCCTGGGGTTTCCCTGCAACCAATTCGGAAGTCAGGAGCCAGGGAGCAACGCGGAAATATCGGATTTCTGCAGGTCGACGTACAATGTCAAGTTTGACATGTTTGCCAAGGTGGATGTGAATGGTGATGGCGCTCACCCTCTTTGGAAGTTCCTCAAGCATCGGCAAAGTGGCaccttgggcgacggaatcaagTGGAATTTCACTAA comes from the Amblyomma americanum isolate KBUSLIRL-KWMA chromosome 1, ASM5285725v1, whole genome shotgun sequence genome and includes:
- the LOC144113659 gene encoding uncharacterized protein LOC144113659, encoding MQVLFRLVVCALCIAGVLVLVEGDPQSCPANPADEPLMPVLDMASGDNWKDACSIYDFTAEDISGKKVSLRKYSGHVVLIVNVASRCGFTNANYEQLQALHDKYSSNNPPLSILGFPCNQFGSQEPGSNAEISDFCRSTYNVKFDMFAKVDVNGDGAHPLWKFLKHRQSGTLGDGIKWNFTKFLVNKSGQPVARYAPTTEPNAIENDIKKLLAGASQL